A DNA window from Betta splendens chromosome 6, fBetSpl5.4, whole genome shotgun sequence contains the following coding sequences:
- the zpd gene encoding LOW QUALITY PROTEIN: zona pellucida glycoprotein d (The sequence of the model RefSeq protein was modified relative to this genomic sequence to represent the inferred CDS: inserted 1 base in 1 codon), which translates to MTLSLSLKPLLIALLLGSTLRSAEGVCSVEHCTDRSSCVLSEDRRGCTCVGGYYTDRCDRNAHIKVVCGRDFISIRAAEDFFKYHNIPLESLHLPNKSCRPHREVIDGVPYYMSRLSKDKYRRCGGKLLVKNYTHVTYTVTLLSEPQLTGNIIRDPVIKIDYTCHYPYIRRVSLPFAIIPLSGEAVIHADEHDVTIQMMLYTDQTYSTAFSSAPTIELGDKVFVEVTVRDHPDDFLLRVNECWATQSHQPNSTEGSAQHLLLNGCKTDPTIFFLNVSEGQSGRNGESSTVRYGFDMFRFTAEPHRLYLHCTVQLCDQNEVSSCTPNCNSISKREAVRPDPNHGLLSYGPITVEIPDRPHSNVLLTVVLIVAGIWSVGVFLIILTTVARXRQQEAFTS; encoded by the exons ATGACCCTAAGCCTGAGTTTGAAG CCGCTGCTCATCGCGCTTCTACTCGGCTCCACGCTGCGCAGTGCTGAAG GAGTCTGCAGCGTGGAGCACTGCACAGACCGCAGCTCGTGCGTCCTGTCCGAGGACCGGAGAGGCTGCACGTGCGTCGGTGGCTACTACACGGACCGCTGTGACAGAA ATGCACATATTAAAGTTGTGTGTGGCAGAGACTTCATATCAATCAGAGCGGCTGAAGATTTCTTCAAGTACCACAACATTCCGCTGGAGTCTTTGCATCTGCCCAACAAATCCTGTCGCCCTCACAGAGAAGTCATCGATGGTGTGCCCTACTACATGTCCAGACTGTCCAAAGACAAATATCGGCGTTGTGGAGGCAAGCTGCTGGTG AAAAACTACACCCATGTCACGTACACCGTGACTCTACTATCTGAGCCTCAGCTTACTGGAAACATCATCAGAGATCCAGTCATCAAAATTGACTACACATGTCACTATCCATACATCAGAAGAGTGAGTCTTCCTTTCGCCATCATCCCTTTGTCCGG TGAGGCAGTGATACATGCAGATGAGCATGATGTCACAATACAGATGATGTTGTATACAGACCAGACTTATTCCACAGCCTTCAGTAGTGCCCCCACCATTGAACTTGGTGACA AGGTGTTTGTGGAGGTGACTGTAAGAGATCATCCAGATGATTTCCTGCTTCGGGTTAATGAGTGTTGGGCCACACAGTCTCACCAGCCTAACAGTACAGAGGGATCGGCTCAACACCTGCTTCTCAATGG GTGCAAGACCGATCCCACTATTTTCTTCCTTAATGTGAGTGAGGGTCAGTCCGGGCGTAATGGGGAGAGCTCCACCGTTCGCTACGGCTTCGACATGTTTCGTTTTACAGCTGAACCACACAGACTCTATCTGCACTGCACAGTACAGCTGTGTGACCAAAACGAGGTCTCGTCCTGCACACCT AACTGTAATTCAATTAGTAAGAGAGAAGCAGTGAGACCAGACCCCAACCACGGCCTCCTGTCTTATGGACCCATCACTGTTGAAATTCCAGACAGACCTCACTCCA ACGTGCTGTTGACTGTGGTGCTGATCGTGGCAGGGATCTGGTCTGTGGGcgtcttcctcatcatcctcaccacTGTGGCCC GCAGGCAGCAAGAGGCCTTCACAAGTTGA
- the LOC114857043 gene encoding matrix metalloproteinase-15-like: MKMESHQAWTRIIITLLSSCALIRCSAVADVPEEEGFSAEAWLRRFGYLSQASRQMSTMQSAQILSKAISEMQRYYGLQVTGQMDPATVEAMQRPRCGLPDRTPVEPGDGVRRKRYALTGQQWSKDHITYSIMSQNLPSSLDEERIRGAIRRAFSVWRRVIPLTFEELPVENIITNGSQTELTDILILFASGFHGDMSLFDGEGGSLAHAYYPGPGIGGDTHFDADEPWTLENQNQEGIDLFLVAVHELGHALGLEHSDNPGAVMAPFYQWTHTHNFTLHDDDIRGIQHIYGRPFVGDAPTSPPTPGTEPSSAHPTSPSPPEDEPTSPPPTAPPTESSSAPSSEPEPTTGPPSTPIVPSSRPTDSNPAPQTEAPPARTPRPPPPRPPAPPPRPPAPPRPPKLPDNQPPDICEGNFDTVTMLRGEMFVFKGRWFWRVRRNRVLDNYPMPISVFWIGLPSDIDAAYERRDGKFVFFKGDRYWVFREADVLPGYPQPLHEYGRGVPMHQIDTAIWWEPSGYTYFFTDDRYWQYNEETRTMDRDFPKPISKWGRIPHSPKGAFLSDDGAYTYFYKGTKYWRYDNHKAQADEGFPRSILTDFMGCAAVPEQDEDPKAPQDPSPETERPKVEEENKEVNVVVTVADGGSKVMTLVMVTVPLVLILCILVLVYAILRTLQNKEAPRALVHCKRSLQDWV; the protein is encoded by the exons ATGAAGATGGAATCTCATCAAGCCTGGACTCGGATCATAATCACACTCTTGTCTTCATGCGCCCTGATCCGCTGCAGCGCAGTGGCAGATGTCCCAGAGGAAGAAGGGTTCAGTGCTGAG GCGTGGCTTCGTAGGTTCGGCTACCTGTCTCAGGCGAGCAGGCAGATGTCCACCATGCAGTCGGCCCAGATTCTGTCCAAGGCCATCAGTGAAATGCAGCGCTACTACGGGCTACAGGTGACGGGACAGATGGACCCTGCCACTGTTGA aGCCATGCAGCGGCCGCGCTGTGGCCTCCCTGACAGAACGCCCGTGGAGCCGGGCGATGGCGTGCGGAGGAAACGTTACGCCCTCACTGGGCAGCAGTGGAGCAAAGACCACATCACCTACAG TATCATGAGTCAGaacctcccctcctctctggaCGAGGAGCGGATCCGCGGCGCCATCCGAAGGGCCTTCAGTGTGTGGCGACGGGTCATTCCTCTCACCTTCGAGGAGCTGCCTGTTGAAAACATCATCACCAACGGCAGCCAGACGGAGCTCACTGACATTCTGATTTTGTTCGCCTCCGGTTTCCATGGCGATATGTCTTTGTTTGATGGCGAGGGGGGGTCGCTGGCACACGCCTACTATCCTGGACCGGGCATTGGTGGCGACACACACTTTGATGCTGATGAACCCTGGACACTTGAGAATCAAAATCAAGAAG GTATCGACCTGTTCCTGGTGGCGGTCCACGAGCTCGGCCACGCTCTGGGTCTGGAGCACTCAGACAACCCCGGCGCTGTGATGGCTCCTTTTTACCagtggacccacacacacaacttcaCGCTGCACGACGACGACATTAGAGGAATACAGCACATCTATG GTCGTCCTTTCGTCGGCGATGCTCCAACTTCTCCTCCCACCCCCGGCACTGAACCCAGCAGCGCCCACCCCacctccccgtctcctcctgaagACGAGcccacttctcctcctcccaccgccCCACCCACTGAATCATCCTCGGCGCCATCATCCGAGCCAGAACCGACaaccggtcctccctccacaccCATTGTTCCCTCCTCCAGACCCACTGATTCCAACCCTGCACCACAAACTGAAGCCCCACCAGCCAGAAcccctcgccctcctccaccccggccccctgctcctccaccccggccccctgctcctccacggcCCCCCAAGCTGCCGGACAACCAGCCCCCCGACATATGCGAGGGGAACTTTGACACAGTGACCATGCTGAGGGGGGAGATGTTTGTCTTCAAA GGGCGCTGGTTCTGGAGGGTTCGGAGGAACCGGGTCTTGGATAACTACCCTATGCCCATATCTGTGTTCTGGATCGGCCTGCCCAGTGACATCGATGCTGCCTATGAGCGCCGCGACGGCAAATTTGTCTTCTTCAAAG GTGACAGATACTGGGTGTTCAGAGAGGCCGACGTGCTGCCTGGATACCCACAGCCGCTGCACGAGTACGGACGAGGGGTCCCCATGCACCAGATCGACACGGCCATCTGGTGGGAGCCCAGCGGCTACACCTACTTCTTCACCGACGACCG GTACTGGCAATATAATGAGGAGACCCGAACTATGGACCGTGACTTCCCTAAACCGATCAGCAAATGGGGCAGGATCCCTCACTCGCCCAAAGGCGCCTTCCTCAGCGACGACGGTG CTTACACCTATTTCTACAAGGGCACCAAGTACTGGAGGTACGACAACCATAAGGCACAAGCAGACGAAGGCTTCCCTCGCTCCATCCTGACGGACTTCATGGGCTGCGCGGCGGTGCCGGAGCAGGACGAGGACCCGAAGGCCCCCCAGGACCCGAGTCCTGAGACCGAACGCccgaaggtggaggaggagaacaaagagGTGAACGTGGTCGTCACGGTGGCCGACGGCGGGTCGAAGGTCATGACCCTGGTGATGGTGACGGTCCCGCTGGTGCTCATCCTGTGCATCCTGGTCCTGGTTTACGCCATCCTCAGGACTCTGCAGAACAAAGAGGCGCCCCGGGCTCTGGTGCACTGCAAGCGCTCGCTGCAGGACTGGGTGTGA